Proteins encoded together in one Bos taurus isolate L1 Dominette 01449 registration number 42190680 breed Hereford unplaced genomic scaffold, ARS-UCD2.0 Super-Scaffold_1723_ScbfJmS_2085, whole genome shotgun sequence window:
- the LDOC1 gene encoding protein LDOC1 (The RefSeq protein has 1 substitution, 1 frameshift compared to this genomic sequence), with product MVDELVLLLHALLMRHRALSIENSQLMEQLRLLVCERATLLRQVRPPSCPVPFPETFDGESSRLPEFIVQTASYMLVNENRFCNDAMKVAFLISLLTGEAEEWVVPYIEMDSPILGDYRASIR from the exons ATGGTGGATGAGCTGGTCCTGCTGCTGCACGCGCTTCTGATGCGGCACCGCGCCCTTAGCATCGAGAACAGCCAGCTCATGGAACAGCTTCGGCTGCTGGTGTGCGAGAGGGCCACCCTGCTGCGCCAGGTACGTCCGCCGAGCTGCCCTGTGCCCTTCCCTGAAACGTTTGACGGCGAGAGCTCTCGGCTCCCCGAGTTTATCGTGCAGACGGCGTCTTACATGCTCGTCAACGAGAACCGATTCTGCAACGACGCCATGAAGGTGGCATTCCTGATCAGCCTGCTCACCGGGGAAGCCGAGGAGTGGGTGGTGCCCTACATTGAGATGGATAGCCCCATCCTGGGCGATTACCGGGCCT CCTCGATGAGATGA